A single region of the Candidatus Sungiibacteriota bacterium genome encodes:
- a CDS encoding site-2 protease family protein: MENAIGAIFYIAVLVFSVVIHEVSHGYTARRLGDRTAEDAGRLTLNPIPHLDPFGSILLPAFLLLIGSPILIGWAKPVPYNPYNLRNQKWGPALVGAAGPLANISLAVIFGLLVRFLPSLSVGLSGIFILNFITIASTIALLNLALAFFNLVPIPPLDGSKVLFGILPYQWRGVQYFLEQYGTFLLLIFIFFFARLLFPIVLFFFRLITGTSPFF, translated from the coding sequence ATGGAAAACGCAATTGGCGCCATTTTTTATATTGCTGTTCTTGTATTTTCCGTAGTAATCCATGAGGTATCGCATGGATATACCGCGCGTAGACTTGGGGACCGCACCGCCGAAGACGCAGGACGTCTTACCTTAAATCCGATTCCACACCTTGATCCCTTTGGGTCAATTTTATTGCCGGCTTTTTTATTGCTTATCGGCAGTCCCATACTAATAGGTTGGGCCAAGCCTGTTCCGTATAATCCTTATAATTTACGAAATCAAAAATGGGGGCCGGCGTTGGTGGGCGCGGCAGGGCCGCTTGCCAATATCTCGCTTGCGGTTATCTTCGGGCTTTTGGTTAGATTTCTGCCAAGTCTTAGCGTCGGCCTCTCCGGCATTTTTATTTTAAACTTCATTACCATTGCAAGCACCATCGCGCTTCTTAACTTGGCGTTGGCCTTTTTTAATCTTGTTCCCATTCCGCCGCTGGACGGCTCCAAAGTACTTTTTGGAATTTTGCCGTATCAATGGAGGGGAGTTCAATACTTTCTGGAGCAGTACGGCACTTTTTTGCTTTTGATTTTTATTTTCTTTTTCGCGCGTCTTTTATTTCCGATTGTGCTCTTTTTCTTCAGGTTAATTACTGGCACATCCCCGTTCTTTTAG
- the cobO gene encoding cob(I)yrinic acid a,c-diamide adenosyltransferase: MLYIFTGNGKGKTTAALGQAMRAVGEGKRVLMVQFIKGPWKSGEDFLAKGLEPHFKLVKMGKGFVGIMGDKLPREEHEKAAEEALEYARKEIESGNWDIVVLDEINNAVSLNLISKEKVLELLQAISYKLQAIILTGRDAPKEFIDRADLVTEMRDIKHPYHKGVKGKRGLEY; the protein is encoded by the coding sequence ATGCTCTACATATTCACAGGTAACGGCAAGGGCAAGACAACGGCGGCTCTCGGACAAGCCATGCGAGCGGTTGGTGAAGGAAAACGAGTACTGATGGTTCAATTTATCAAGGGCCCCTGGAAATCAGGGGAGGATTTTTTAGCTAAGGGGCTTGAGCCCCATTTTAAGTTGGTGAAGATGGGCAAAGGGTTTGTCGGAATTATGGGTGATAAACTTCCGCGCGAAGAGCATGAGAAAGCGGCCGAGGAGGCGCTTGAGTATGCGCGAAAAGAAATAGAATCCGGCAACTGGGACATTGTAGTTTTGGATGAAATAAATAATGCAGTTTCACTAAATTTAATTTCCAAAGAAAAAGTTTTAGAACTCCTACAAGCTATAAGCTATAAGCTACAAGCTATAATTCTAACCGGCCGTGATGCCCCTAAAGAATTTATTGATAGAGCCGACCTTGTTACCGAGATGAGGGATATTAAACATCCATACCACAAGGGGGTTAAAGGAAAACGAGGACTTGAGTATTAG
- a CDS encoding nucleoside-diphosphate kinase (catalyzes the formation of nucleoside triphosphate from ATP and nucleoside diphosphate), with amino-acid sequence MEVKKHPKEERTFLLIKPDGVKRGLVGECIKRIEQRGLKIIAFKMVRAGEEHARTHYPGTEKWLRGMGEKTLETYAKYGKDPKNELGTDDPFKIGEQIYKWNTDFLTSGPVVATIISGIHAIDMVRKIVGKTVPALAEMGTIRGDFSVDSPVLANGGKRAIHNVVHASGDPEEAEHEIEHWFSPEEIHDYKRAEEDIMF; translated from the coding sequence ATGGAAGTAAAAAAACATCCCAAAGAAGAACGGACGTTTCTCTTGATAAAGCCCGATGGCGTAAAGCGCGGACTGGTTGGTGAGTGTATAAAACGAATTGAGCAACGAGGACTTAAAATTATTGCGTTTAAAATGGTCAGGGCGGGCGAGGAACATGCGCGTACCCACTATCCCGGAACTGAAAAGTGGCTGCGGGGAATGGGCGAGAAAACACTTGAGACTTATGCCAAATACGGAAAAGACCCCAAAAACGAATTAGGCACTGATGACCCGTTTAAAATAGGGGAGCAGATTTATAAATGGAATACGGATTTTCTTACTTCGGGGCCAGTAGTGGCCACGATTATTTCCGGGATCCATGCGATTGATATGGTTCGTAAAATAGTGGGTAAAACCGTACCGGCTCTGGCGGAGATGGGAACAATACGAGGCGACTTTTCGGTTGATTCTCCGGTGCTGGCCAATGGCGGCAAGCGGGCTATCCACAATGTTGTGCATGCTTCAGGAGATCCGGAGGAGGCGGAGCATGAAATTGAACACTGGTTTTCGCCAGAAGAAATACACGACTACAAGAGAGCGGAGGAAGACATAATGTTTTGA
- a CDS encoding DUF1749 domain-containing protein — MIPVLLTKIKTRDGVTLDGIYVRPKKKSKIALVWIHGFSSRFYSGQTLVNELASRCRKNGIGYFKFNNRGHDIINYEALPPAGLGGSAFEKFEDCVHDIRAIVNTAQRFGYKHIFLAGHSTGTNKVLYYMYKARDRRVRGLLLLGGINDIAAEKKKLGKAFEPILKEVQKIARNKKRLDQLFPMEIFTRRGLKPEIITARRYLSLHTQGSPEDVFPYLNPRAKWKELKSVRVPLAVIIGSRDEHLDRPAKNLIEIFEKNARGTKSFSGFIIKGAKHGFQKKEKELSRTIMRWIKKV; from the coding sequence TTGATCCCCGTTCTTCTCACCAAAATAAAAACCCGTGACGGAGTTACGCTGGACGGCATCTATGTCCGGCCAAAAAAGAAATCAAAAATCGCCCTTGTCTGGATACATGGTTTTTCTTCACGATTTTATTCGGGACAAACGCTCGTCAACGAGCTCGCATCGCGCTGCAGAAAAAATGGAATCGGATACTTTAAATTTAATAACCGCGGGCACGATATTATAAATTATGAGGCGCTCCCGCCTGCCGGACTTGGCGGTTCAGCCTTTGAAAAATTTGAGGATTGCGTCCACGACATCCGGGCCATCGTCAACACGGCACAGAGATTTGGATACAAACATATTTTTCTGGCCGGACATTCCACCGGCACAAACAAGGTTCTATACTATATGTATAAAGCGCGCGACCGCCGCGTACGGGGACTGCTTCTTTTGGGAGGAATTAACGACATTGCTGCAGAAAAAAAGAAACTTGGCAAAGCGTTTGAGCCAATACTCAAAGAGGTACAGAAAATAGCCCGCAATAAAAAACGGCTTGACCAGCTGTTTCCTATGGAGATTTTTACAAGACGCGGGCTAAAGCCGGAAATAATAACTGCCCGCCGCTACCTTAGTTTGCATACCCAAGGAAGCCCCGAAGATGTGTTCCCCTATCTTAATCCACGCGCCAAGTGGAAAGAGTTAAAAAGCGTTCGGGTGCCATTAGCCGTAATTATCGGCTCTCGCGATGAACACCTTGACCGCCCCGCCAAAAATTTAATTGAAATTTTTGAGAAAAATGCGCGCGGGACAAAATCTTTTTCTGGATTTATAATTAAAGGCGCGAAGCACGGCTTTCAGAAAAAAGAAAAGGAACTTTCACGGACGATTATGAGATGGATAAAGAAGGTGTAA
- a CDS encoding vitamin B12-dependent ribonucleotide reductase, whose product MPKAIVHRDIVQGRIPTKKIPLRRILTKEGTHPFAEVEWKKVTITVRGINGHVEERELEFPAFWSENATAIAGSKYFRGRIGSPERESSARSMVARVAHTIREWGMQFGYFDEDQEANIFEDELTHILLHQKAAFNSPVWFNVGVESPAQCSACFILSVDDNMESILTWIYNEGMIFKRGSGTGVNLSPLRSCLETLSKGGHSSGPVSFMRGADAVAGMIASGGSTRRAAKMVVLNIDHPDIMRFIRCKAEEEKKARALIQAGYNMYDLNNEAWHSIQYQNANNSVRVTDEFMTAVENDEKFATRLVQTGKVAQEYRARDLMQQIAQAAWESGDPGMQYDTTINKWHTCPNSGRINASNPCAEYMHLDDSACNLASINVLKYLNSDGSFNVHDFIHTVDVVILAQDIIVGASSYPTERITKNAHNFRQLGLGYANLGALLMTWGFPYSSDEARHSAAAITALMCGEAYRYSAEIARRMGPYAGYKINKESQMNVVAMHREATSRVRESKVADRNIYTAAKRSWDEALVLGKKYGVRNSQVTVIAPTGTIALMMDCATTGVEPEFALIKTKNLVGGGTMKFVNTAVPEALKRLGYSEEEVRVIVEYLEKQGTIEGAPSLKEEHLAVFDCAVKPTNGKRSIPWQGHVKMVAAVQPFISGAISKTFNMPNETTAEEIMQAYIMGWKLGLKAFAVYRDGSKAAQPLITSTSGASKKLVKPVRRRLPATRPSETHKFSIAGHEGYLTYSTYENGDLAEIFIRMSKQGSTLAGLLDSFAISISIALQHGVPLKTLARKFVYGRFEPAGYTENPAIQVATSITDYIFRYLALRFLGQDDLDELGVKAPPKEMEAMTKQVIGAQKALPEEKTVVYADSMCRECGGMMIQTGSCKTCFQCGATSGGC is encoded by the coding sequence ATGCCTAAAGCCATCGTGCATCGTGATATTGTTCAGGGTCGCATTCCAACCAAAAAAATTCCGCTCCGGCGTATCTTAACAAAAGAAGGCACGCATCCTTTTGCCGAGGTTGAGTGGAAAAAAGTGACCATAACGGTGCGCGGCATAAATGGTCATGTTGAAGAACGGGAACTGGAGTTTCCGGCATTTTGGTCGGAGAATGCAACCGCCATTGCCGGCTCCAAATATTTTCGCGGCCGTATCGGTTCTCCGGAACGCGAGTCGTCCGCCCGGTCCATGGTTGCACGCGTTGCTCACACAATTCGGGAGTGGGGCATGCAGTTTGGATATTTTGACGAAGACCAAGAAGCCAACATATTTGAAGACGAACTAACTCATATTTTGTTGCATCAGAAAGCCGCGTTTAATTCTCCGGTATGGTTTAATGTCGGTGTAGAATCGCCTGCGCAGTGCTCTGCTTGTTTTATACTTTCCGTAGATGACAACATGGAGTCAATTCTCACCTGGATTTACAACGAAGGCATGATTTTCAAACGCGGCTCCGGAACCGGAGTGAATTTATCACCGTTGCGTTCGTGTCTGGAAACCCTTTCCAAGGGCGGACATTCTTCGGGCCCCGTTTCTTTCATGCGCGGAGCGGATGCGGTGGCAGGAATGATTGCCTCGGGCGGGTCAACAAGACGAGCCGCCAAAATGGTGGTTCTAAACATTGACCACCCGGACATAATGAGGTTTATACGCTGCAAGGCGGAAGAAGAAAAAAAGGCGCGAGCCCTGATACAGGCAGGCTACAACATGTATGACTTAAATAACGAGGCTTGGCATTCTATCCAGTATCAAAATGCCAATAATTCGGTCCGGGTCACGGACGAATTTATGACTGCGGTGGAAAATGACGAGAAGTTTGCCACGCGGCTGGTTCAAACAGGAAAAGTTGCGCAGGAGTACCGAGCGAGAGACCTTATGCAGCAGATCGCGCAGGCCGCATGGGAATCTGGAGATCCGGGAATGCAATACGATACCACGATTAATAAATGGCACACTTGTCCTAACAGCGGAAGGATTAATGCCTCTAACCCCTGCGCCGAATATATGCACTTAGACGATTCTGCCTGTAACCTTGCCTCCATTAACGTTTTAAAATATTTGAATTCTGACGGTAGTTTTAATGTACATGATTTTATACATACAGTTGACGTTGTTATCTTGGCGCAAGATATTATTGTGGGCGCTTCAAGTTATCCGACGGAACGAATCACCAAAAACGCCCACAATTTTCGTCAGCTAGGTCTGGGGTACGCAAACCTTGGAGCGCTTCTGATGACTTGGGGTTTTCCTTATAGCTCCGACGAAGCGCGGCATAGCGCCGCGGCCATAACTGCACTTATGTGCGGAGAAGCGTATCGCTATTCGGCTGAGATTGCACGCCGTATGGGTCCCTATGCTGGTTACAAAATCAACAAGGAGTCGCAGATGAATGTGGTTGCCATGCACCGCGAAGCCACGAGTCGTGTACGTGAGAGTAAGGTGGCGGATAGAAACATTTATACTGCCGCTAAAAGATCTTGGGACGAGGCCTTGGTTCTTGGAAAGAAATATGGAGTGCGCAATTCGCAAGTTACGGTCATTGCGCCGACCGGAACCATCGCTTTAATGATGGACTGCGCCACCACGGGGGTGGAGCCGGAATTTGCGCTGATAAAGACTAAAAATTTGGTAGGCGGCGGCACTATGAAATTTGTAAACACTGCGGTTCCGGAAGCTCTGAAGCGATTGGGGTACAGCGAGGAAGAAGTACGGGTCATTGTTGAGTATCTGGAGAAGCAGGGGACTATTGAGGGTGCGCCTAGTCTGAAAGAAGAACATCTGGCGGTTTTTGATTGTGCTGTCAAACCAACTAACGGTAAAAGATCAATTCCTTGGCAGGGACATGTGAAGATGGTTGCGGCAGTCCAGCCCTTTATTTCCGGCGCGATTTCCAAAACATTTAATATGCCCAACGAAACCACTGCTGAAGAAATCATGCAGGCCTATATTATGGGTTGGAAACTGGGGCTTAAGGCCTTTGCAGTGTATCGCGATGGTTCCAAGGCGGCCCAACCGTTGATTACCTCAACTTCCGGCGCAAGCAAGAAGCTGGTAAAACCAGTACGTCGTAGGCTTCCCGCAACTCGTCCTTCCGAAACTCACAAGTTTTCCATTGCCGGACACGAGGGTTACCTGACCTATAGCACTTATGAAAATGGCGACTTGGCAGAAATTTTTATCCGGATGTCAAAACAGGGATCTACCTTGGCCGGGCTTCTGGACTCTTTTGCTATTTCAATTTCCATTGCGCTTCAGCACGGAGTGCCGCTGAAAACTCTCGCGCGGAAATTTGTGTACGGAAGGTTTGAGCCGGCAGGATACACGGAAAATCCGGCTATTCAGGTTGCCACCTCCATCACTGATTACATTTTCAGGTACCTTGCGCTCCGCTTTCTTGGACAAGATGATCTGGATGAGTTGGGAGTTAAGGCGCCGCCCAAAGAAATGGAAGCTATGACCAAGCAAGTGATTGGCGCCCAGAAGGCCCTGCCCGAGGAAAAAACCGTGGTCTATGCAGACAGCATGTGTCGCGAATGCGGCGGTATGATGATTCAGACCGGATCCTGCAAAACCTGTTTTCAATGCGGGGCGACTTCAGGGGGATGTTAA
- a CDS encoding leucyl aminopeptidase, which yields MHGLPEKTPQNMKITPLTHREAARTKNVFLGLFQKEPLAKEEFFSYLPESTRKPLSGFAKKEFRADEKETKSLWLAKGRPERIVLFGFGGKSPRQTLRDGAGQAKWNYRKTPLVARRYVQYARSERITEFTTPFGSYLGTNKKDGAAVFTANALMANFEFVKYKERPMGGWPEVKTIYLAADKKDFPEIQKGIKEGTIIGEETNAARELTNTPGDDMTPARLAEAATHTAKRTGLRVKILEEKEMRRLGMGGVLGVARGSDEKPKFIILEYRHGSKEPASLKAGRGSPSKAGRQKPLVLVGKGVTFDTGGLNLKPETSIYEMHMDMSGGAAVIHGMAALARLKLPINVIGLIPAVENMPSGSSYHPGDLLKTMSGKTIEVLNTDAEGRVILSDALHYGTRYQPGLMVDLATLTGSAHVALGNYASALFTNREALQEKLIEVGKISGDYVWPLPLWDEYLPEIQGTFGDVANIGKGDRRGGAIHGAKFLEQFVGKTRWAHLDIAPRMTTTESEFLAKGASGVGVRYIVELAKEYPSLVLS from the coding sequence GTGCATGGACTGCCTGAAAAAACTCCACAAAACATGAAAATCACGCCCCTAACCCATAGAGAAGCTGCCCGAACAAAAAATGTTTTTCTGGGCCTATTTCAAAAAGAGCCTCTCGCCAAAGAGGAGTTTTTTTCATACCTGCCGGAGTCAACGCGGAAACCTTTGTCGGGTTTTGCCAAAAAAGAATTCCGCGCAGACGAGAAAGAAACAAAATCGCTCTGGCTTGCTAAAGGGCGCCCGGAGAGAATTGTGCTTTTTGGTTTCGGGGGAAAATCCCCGCGCCAGACGCTTCGCGACGGTGCGGGGCAAGCAAAATGGAATTATCGCAAAACGCCGCTCGTAGCACGACGCTATGTGCAATACGCAAGGAGCGAAAGAATAACGGAATTCACCACTCCTTTCGGTTCATACCTAGGGACGAATAAAAAAGATGGAGCTGCCGTATTTACGGCGAACGCTCTCATGGCCAATTTTGAATTTGTGAAATATAAAGAGCGGCCTATGGGCGGATGGCCGGAAGTAAAAACTATTTATCTTGCTGCGGACAAAAAAGATTTTCCTGAAATTCAAAAAGGCATAAAAGAGGGAACTATTATAGGAGAAGAAACAAATGCGGCCCGGGAACTTACCAATACTCCCGGGGATGATATGACGCCTGCCCGACTCGCCGAAGCTGCTACACATACGGCCAAAAGAACCGGCCTGCGAGTCAAAATTTTGGAAGAAAAAGAAATGAGGCGGCTCGGAATGGGAGGGGTGCTCGGGGTTGCCAGAGGGTCGGATGAGAAACCAAAATTTATTATTTTAGAGTATCGGCACGGGTCAAAAGAACCCGCCTCGCTAAAAGCGGGACGAGGCTCGCCCAGCAAAGCTGGGCGGCAAAAACCATTGGTGCTTGTCGGCAAAGGGGTAACATTTGATACTGGTGGACTAAACTTAAAACCGGAAACCTCTATTTATGAAATGCATATGGATATGTCGGGAGGCGCGGCAGTAATACACGGAATGGCTGCCCTTGCGCGGCTCAAACTTCCCATTAATGTCATCGGCCTTATTCCGGCAGTGGAAAATATGCCCTCCGGCTCAAGTTATCACCCCGGAGATTTACTTAAAACTATGTCCGGAAAAACAATTGAGGTTTTAAATACTGATGCCGAAGGCCGCGTGATTCTCTCTGATGCCCTACATTACGGCACGCGCTACCAGCCCGGACTTATGGTTGATTTAGCAACACTCACTGGCTCGGCACATGTTGCCTTGGGGAATTACGCATCCGCACTTTTTACGAATAGAGAAGCTCTGCAGGAAAAACTGATAGAAGTAGGAAAAATATCGGGTGACTACGTCTGGCCTCTGCCTTTATGGGATGAGTACTTACCGGAAATCCAGGGAACTTTCGGCGACGTTGCCAATATCGGCAAAGGAGATCGCCGGGGCGGAGCAATTCACGGAGCAAAATTCCTTGAACAATTTGTGGGGAAAACGCGTTGGGCCCATCTTGATATCGCGCCGCGCATGACCACAACGGAATCGGAGTTTCTTGCCAAAGGCGCATCGGGTGTTGGAGTACGGTATATTGTGGAGCTGGCAAAAGAATACCCCTCCTTAGTTTTAAGTTAA
- a CDS encoding 7-cyano-7-deazaguanine synthase, translated as MQDKSNFWKIIKWTRSLVPSGRYLYLPLSGGLDSSTCLAVASYAIGKSRTVGIHFSASTLRKKETENARRVSNLLGTRLIEIDLRRLAKDYRSVVKKEIAKIKLMPAEKSFDVTQNDSLMYIVLREIAREKHGLVVGTLDLAEILTGFYPKDLFAGDFLPLGGLLRFEVRGLAAKLGLPRLEESYAIVPGCGSIVDYVTGVVRKTTGKNPEIRNERDLDERLKNSIYNPYSKKLSLDKFLARVGHKAKTTLYGRPVYFPSIRRRILVNKLINQY; from the coding sequence ATGCAAGACAAGTCAAATTTTTGGAAAATCATAAAGTGGACTAGAAGCCTTGTGCCAAGCGGGAGATATCTTTATCTGCCATTAAGTGGGGGTCTTGACTCCTCCACTTGTCTTGCTGTTGCTTCTTACGCAATTGGCAAATCAAGGACAGTAGGAATTCATTTCAGCGCCTCCACGCTTCGAAAAAAAGAAACTGAAAACGCACGGAGGGTATCTAACCTTTTAGGCACCCGCTTAATTGAAATAGACTTAAGACGGCTGGCGAAAGACTATAGGAGTGTTGTGAAAAAAGAAATCGCAAAAATTAAACTTATGCCCGCAGAAAAATCTTTCGATGTCACCCAGAATGACTCCCTAATGTATATAGTCCTACGGGAAATAGCTCGTGAAAAACACGGTTTGGTTGTGGGAACACTGGACTTAGCCGAGATTTTGACTGGGTTTTACCCCAAGGATTTATTTGCTGGCGATTTTTTGCCGCTTGGCGGACTTCTTAGATTTGAAGTAAGGGGGCTGGCTGCAAAATTGGGGTTACCAAGACTTGAAGAGTCTTATGCGATTGTGCCCGGCTGCGGATCCATTGTAGATTATGTAACCGGGGTAGTAAGAAAGACCACTGGTAAAAATCCTGAAATTCGAAATGAGCGTGACCTTGATGAAAGATTAAAAAACTCTATTTACAACCCGTATTCTAAAAAGCTGTCCTTAGATAAGTTTTTAGCAAGAGTTGGCCATAAGGCCAAGACAACTCTCTACGGTCGGCCGGTTTATTTTCCCTCAATACGGAGACGGATTTTGGTAAACAAATTGATTAATCAATACTAG
- a CDS encoding ComEC family competence protein codes for MTKSRIFLFLLLAFVAGVAVRSFISVSVFMIWFGILLAVVVVILGIFKKQKAATLYGFLFLAFLAGIFRFMAAEHSPPDLTALYGNPITIQGIVVEEPEQKETTQHLKVKIGSFAPNFYTLATTRKYPEYKMGDELKIAGLLQKPENYDDFDYISYLAKEDIYSTMSFPLIEKVGERRGNKLRISLSEIKKSFEEKIDRVLPEPHASFLKGLLLGERGSLPKDLVENFNRTGTTHIVALSGYNITLVGRFFVNLLLFLTIPFQISFWVASVAIMLFVILTGASPSVVRAGIMGILVLVANREGRSYHMTNALVLAGAVMIFQNPKILRFDTAFQLSFLATIGLVYLSPYVENYIDRIRFRLSQARARFILERKKSFKSKQILTETLSAQLMVLPLLIYLFGRVSFISPITNVLILLAVPYSMAVGFAAGALGFLWEPLSLVAGYAVWFLLEYKIRTIELFGSLPYASLQLGEWFLVPLVLGYGYVAFRLWKKAAKTQN; via the coding sequence ATGACCAAATCCCGTATTTTTCTATTTTTGCTGCTGGCGTTCGTTGCGGGGGTTGCCGTCCGATCATTTATTTCCGTTTCAGTTTTTATGATCTGGTTTGGTATACTGTTGGCGGTAGTCGTCGTTATTTTGGGAATTTTTAAAAAACAAAAAGCCGCAACCCTGTACGGCTTTTTGTTTTTGGCGTTTCTTGCCGGAATTTTTAGGTTTATGGCGGCTGAACATTCCCCGCCGGATCTTACGGCTCTTTACGGCAATCCGATAACAATACAAGGAATCGTAGTTGAGGAGCCGGAGCAGAAAGAAACCACTCAGCATCTGAAAGTTAAGATAGGGTCGTTTGCGCCGAATTTTTATACTCTAGCAACTACCCGAAAATATCCGGAGTACAAAATGGGGGATGAGCTGAAAATTGCCGGTCTGTTGCAGAAACCAGAGAATTATGACGACTTTGATTATATATCTTATCTTGCCAAAGAAGATATTTATAGCACCATGTCGTTTCCCCTTATAGAAAAAGTTGGAGAAAGGCGCGGCAACAAATTAAGAATTTCTCTCTCCGAAATTAAAAAATCGTTTGAGGAGAAAATTGATCGGGTGCTACCCGAACCGCACGCCTCGTTTTTAAAAGGACTTTTGTTGGGAGAACGCGGGTCTTTGCCCAAAGATTTGGTGGAAAATTTTAATCGCACCGGCACTACACATATTGTTGCACTCTCCGGCTACAACATTACTCTGGTGGGCAGGTTTTTTGTTAACCTGCTCTTGTTTCTTACGATTCCTTTCCAGATTTCTTTTTGGGTTGCTTCAGTTGCCATAATGCTTTTTGTAATTCTTACCGGTGCTTCCCCCAGTGTCGTGCGGGCGGGGATTATGGGAATTTTGGTACTGGTTGCCAACCGTGAAGGTAGGTCCTATCACATGACTAATGCCCTTGTTTTGGCCGGCGCCGTGATGATTTTTCAAAATCCCAAAATTTTGCGTTTTGACACCGCATTTCAGTTGTCTTTTCTTGCAACCATCGGATTAGTTTACCTTTCGCCATATGTTGAAAACTATATTGATCGCATACGTTTCAGATTAAGTCAGGCGCGCGCCAGATTTATTTTGGAACGTAAAAAGAGCTTCAAGAGTAAACAGATTCTTACAGAGACCCTCTCGGCACAGCTTATGGTACTACCTTTATTAATTTATCTTTTCGGCCGGGTATCATTTATAAGTCCCATAACTAATGTTTTGATTCTACTCGCGGTTCCTTACTCCATGGCCGTGGGTTTTGCGGCCGGCGCGCTGGGATTTTTGTGGGAGCCGTTGAGCCTGGTCGCGGGTTATGCGGTATGGTTTTTGCTTGAGTATAAAATTCGCACCATAGAACTTTTTGGATCTCTGCCCTATGCTTCACTACAGCTGGGAGAGTGGTTTTTGGTGCCGTTGGTGCTTGGTTACGGCTATGTGGCTTTTAGGCTATGGAAAAAAGCAGCAAAAACGCAAAATTAA
- the rpsL gene encoding 30S ribosomal protein S12, with protein sequence MPTITQLIKHGRSARRYKAKAPALLRGFNVLKNRPEFYPSPFKRGVCIKVTTVTPKKPNSALRKVARVRLTNGMEVTAYIPGEGHKLQEHSVVLIRGGRVKDLPGVRYHIVRGILDTTGVEGRKQQRSKYGAKRPKQ encoded by the coding sequence ATGCCGACTATTACGCAGTTAATTAAACACGGGCGCTCGGCCCGCCGCTATAAAGCAAAAGCGCCTGCTCTTTTGCGCGGATTTAATGTTTTGAAAAATCGCCCCGAATTTTATCCTTCGCCGTTCAAGCGCGGAGTCTGCATCAAAGTAACAACCGTAACACCAAAGAAACCAAATTCCGCCCTGCGCAAGGTGGCGCGTGTTAGACTTACGAACGGCATGGAAGTTACGGCCTACATCCCGGGAGAAGGGCATAAACTTCAGGAGCATTCGGTGGTTTTAATCCGTGGGGGAAGAGTCAAAGATTTGCCGGGAGTTCGGTATCATATTGTGCGTGGTATACTTGATACCACGGGAGTGGAGGGCAGAAAACAACAACGTTCCAAATATGGAGCAAAAAGGCCAAAACAATAG
- a CDS encoding MBL fold metallo-hydrolase yields MEKSSKNAKLISLIILATVSVTIWYAVFYFEARQNLIVNFFDVGQGDAIFIEVPDGNQILIDGGPNDKILSRLGGVMPFWDRDIDLLVLTHPHADHLDGLLEVLKRYNIGQVLESGAEHSIPEYQEWRDLLRTKNVPVFVAQRGQKVKAGGAVFVVLAPFENYGGKTLKNIHDATVILKMNYGSTTALFTGDAEKQLEYRLLWSNSDIKSDILKVGHHGSKTSTSEEFLKAVSPKFAVVQVGRKNRYGHPAQEVLDRIAGAGVALFRVDLDRDTEFVSNGLQFWQK; encoded by the coding sequence ATGGAAAAAAGCAGCAAAAACGCAAAATTAATATCGTTAATAATTCTTGCTACAGTTTCGGTCACGATTTGGTATGCGGTTTTTTACTTTGAAGCGCGCCAAAACCTTATCGTGAACTTTTTTGATGTGGGACAGGGTGATGCGATTTTTATAGAGGTTCCTGACGGAAATCAGATTTTAATAGACGGGGGACCAAACGACAAAATCCTTTCCAGGCTTGGCGGTGTTATGCCTTTTTGGGACCGCGATATTGATCTTCTGGTTTTAACCCACCCGCACGCCGACCACCTAGACGGACTTTTAGAAGTTTTGAAACGTTACAACATAGGTCAGGTGCTGGAGTCGGGGGCAGAACACTCAATTCCTGAATATCAAGAGTGGCGCGATCTTTTGAGAACAAAAAACGTCCCCGTATTTGTGGCCCAACGCGGGCAAAAAGTTAAGGCCGGCGGAGCAGTTTTTGTCGTCCTTGCCCCGTTTGAAAATTACGGCGGCAAAACCCTAAAAAATATTCATGACGCCACAGTTATTTTAAAAATGAATTACGGTTCAACCACGGCCCTTTTTACGGGAGACGCCGAGAAGCAGCTTGAATATAGACTGTTGTGGAGTAACTCGGATATAAAATCAGATATTCTTAAGGTTGGTCACCATGGTTCTAAAACTTCAACTTCGGAAGAATTTTTAAAAGCAGTGTCACCGAAATTTGCCGTAGTACAAGTTGGCCGCAAAAATCGTTACGGCCATCCGGCGCAGGAGGTACTGGATCGTATAGCCGGCGCGGGCGTAGCCCTTTTTAGGGTTGACCTTGATCGTGATACTGAATTTGTCAGTAATGGTTTACAGTTTTGGCAAAAATAG